The following proteins come from a genomic window of Anopheles ziemanni chromosome 3, idAnoZiCoDA_A2_x.2, whole genome shotgun sequence:
- the LOC131289844 gene encoding transcriptional activator protein Pur-alpha, whose protein sequence is MSDTGSGHDGGAQKDYSQKMDGGGGLGGGGGGLGGGGGDFDSGQQSNQTEQELATKMLQIQSKRFYLDVKQNRRGRFIKVAEIGADGRRSQIFLALSTAAEFRDHLSTFSDYYASLGPPNPDNVPEDGKLKSEMMIKDNRRYYLDLKENVRGRFLRVSQTITRGGPRSQIAIPAQGMIEFRDALTDLLEEFGTNDGGYKGELPEGRHMRVDNKNFYFDIGQNSRGIYMRVSEVKSNFRTAITVPEKCWSRFRDILTDYCDKMKKTSESTTSSITADNNLQKQTSNNM, encoded by the coding sequence ATGTCCGACACTGGTAGTGGACACGACGGAGGCGCCCAGAAGGACTATTCACAAAAGATGGACGGCGGAGGTGGGCTCGGCGGGGGCGGCGGTGGgctcggtggtggcggtggggaTTTCGATTCCGGCCAGCAAAGCAACCAGACGGAGCAGGAGCTCGCGACGAAGATGCTGCAGATCCAGTCGAAGCGATTCTACCTGGACGTAAAGCAGAATCGCCGTGGGCGCTTCATCAAGGTAGCGGAAATCGGGGCGGATGGGCGGCGCAGTCAAATTTTCCTGGCGCTTTCGACCGCGGCCGAATTCCGTGACCACCTGTCGACCTTCAGCGACTACTACGCATCGCTCGGCCCGCCTAATCCGGACAATGTGCCCGAGGATGGCAAGCTGAAGTCGGAGATGATGATCAAAGACAACCGACGGTACTACCTTGACCTGAAGGAGAACGTGCGGGGCCGGTTTCTGCGCGTCTCCCAGACGATCACGCGTGGTGGACCACGTTCGCAGATCGCCATCCCGGCGCAGGGGATGATCGAGTTCCGCGACGCGCTGACGGATCTGCTCGAGGAGTTCGGGACGAACGACGGTGGCTACAAGGGTGAGCTGCCGGAGGGGCGCCACATGCGGGTCGACAACAAGAACTTCTACTTCGACATCGGCCAGAACAGCCGGGGTATTTACATGCGGGTGTCGGAGGTGAAGAGTAACTTCCGCACGGCGATCACGGTGCCGGAAAAGTGCTGGTCACGGTTCCGCGACATCCTCACCGATTACTGTgacaaaatgaagaaaacgtCCGAGTCAACAACATCTTCAATCACTGCCGATAATAATTTACAGAAGCAAACATCAAATAATATGTAA